atgaaacataccattcatttgtttatattcatttaatcttccctttatatatatatatatatatatatatacatacacatatgtatatatatacatacatacatatgcatatatatatatatacatacatacagtatatatgtatgtatatatatacattgtgtgcgtgtgtgtgtgtgtgtgtgtgtgtatggattcTGTTTTAAGGAAAGACCATTCTAAAGCTGAAGTGATATGACAAAAGTCAGATTATACATTATACTATGTCTTCCCCTGGCCCTCCAAGTTTTACCTCTGGTTTTGAaaattcttaagttttctttatGCTCTCTTTATTCCATAAAACTAATCACTTACTAACTACAGAGAACCCAAAGTGCAATGAAAGAAATGCACTTCTCATTACCTCACAAGTGGTTTGGACTTGATTCTTACAATGAGGTGATAATGACCAGGTAAAGTTTTGTCCtgtctgaattatttatttacttttttaaaacatttttttaaaagtttatttatttattttgagaaagatagagaacaagcaggggaggggcagagagagagggagacagaggatctgaagcaagctctatgctgactgcagagagcctgatgttgggcttgaaaccaagaactgtgagatcatgacctgagccacccaggtgcccttgaattattttaaatggatacAAAACTGGGCCTTGGGAGACctgtttttcctctctgattttctCAAATTGGCCTACATCTGACTTGAAGACATAACAAGCTCTGTATGACTTTTAAGCTCTGAAAGAATTTAAAACCAGGAATGTTTAACCATCTGTTCAAAATAAAGGGATCAAAGCAGGCAACTGTGTTTTTGAGCAACTGACTGTGGGATGCCCAGGTCTCAATGCTCAGAggggtctattttattttatttaaagtttatttattttgagagacagagacagtgtgagtgggggaggggcagagagcaagggagagagagagaatcccaagcaggttctgcgctgtcacagcagagtccaactcggggctcagactcaaaaaactatgagatcatgacctgagcagaaacctaGATTtggggagccacccaggcgccccagagggaTCTATTTCAATAGCAGCAGTAGCAACTGCCACCTAACATCAATCAAGCACTCAGGGGACCAGGCACTGAGTTATGTGCTTTACataaatttttccatttaaatgtcacaataagcatatgaaaggcTGTTATTACTCCtatgttacagatgaagaaaccaagactGAGAACTTTAGAAACTTGCCCAGTTTTCAAGGTTAGCGTTTCACACTGTATAAGAGAtcaggtgttttatttttagagtatatTTGATTGTTAGACTGCTCACTTTAGATATTGTCTTTTAAGTATAcgaaagaatatataaaacacaaataatagtAATATACTTGCTTTTAgaactttatttctctctcccacaCTCACCTTTCTTCTCCCTTAAAGTCTCAAGTTAGAAGTCAAGGACAGAAGAGCAAAGATAAGAGGCAGGACTGAATTACTGAATAGTATTTTTACCACCTGAAACCACCCTCAGCTGTAACTCCTCTCAGAGCTAAGTGATGCACATGAACAATTTATTACAAGCCttaaaattttctcataaaagcaaacttaaaaaaaaaacaagaacagaaaaactttttttttttttttttttaagaggtgaaATGGACCTTAAGAGATCGTCTGTTCAACCCTTGGTATTAGAGTGGAAGAAATGAGGATTCTCTTGAGTTAGTATCTGGGATAGAACCAAAACTCAGGTCTTTCAAGACCTCCCCTGACCTGTGGCTTCTGTAAGACTGGCCCTTAATCTGTATCAATGAGGTGGCCTGTCTCTGCCTGACAGACTTTGGATCTGAATGAGTACTCCATGGGGGATATTTCTCTTTGCATGTGATGGAAACAAGGGGGAAAACACGTATTTAGAGAACTGAGAGTGGTCTAATATGAATATGGATTGCAATATGGAACAGAAGACCAGCTTTTACCTTTAGCACAGATTATGACTCGAAGCAGTTAGCCCTTTGAGAATTCGCTAACTACTGTAGAACCGTTTCATGTTTAAGTCCACACCCATTCAAACACTTGCCAATTCATAACAAAGGTAATGGACGTTGTTTATCTGGATATATTTTCAGTCTACTCTCTCCACACCAAATGCTTACATAAGTGCATTTAAGGCCAAATATCTACAATGTTCATTACATTTTAGGCAGGCTATATCTTagatttttcttagatttcttaGAGTTCAGAGGGTTGTAGATCTTTTGAATTCAATGTAGTACAATTGTAGGTTGCAATGATTTGTGGTTCTGTGATTATAAATAGGTGAAATGTCTTAGAAAGTGCAGGCTTCATGTGAAAGTCCTAAACTGGAACAGAATACTAGAGAGCTACAGTAATTGTCATGCTCTGACCAAAATGCTTCATTGGTGTATGATCTTAGGAGTCATTTAACTTTGCTGTGTCTCTATTTTGCTCTCATAGGAACTATGTGGATGCCATAGGACATATCTAAAGTGCTCtggacactacaaaaaaaaaaaaaaaaaaaaaagacacccttCTCAGACCTTTTAAAGCCACTTCCCCATATCCAAAGGGAGGAGAACTGCAAACAGAAATAATTTAGGATTTTAATGCCATATAACTTACCTATATCGCTCCTCCTGTAAGGCCTGCATTATTAATGAATAGTCTCTCTGATAATGTTCCTTGAGGGTCTCAAAGGATTCCTCCAGTCTGGCCTGGGTTTCCCGGATCTCCTGGATCTCATGTAGTAGTGCATCAAATCCTGAGCTCTGCATGTCCAGAGTGTTTGTTTTGGAGCTGGATGCTCCTACAGCAATGCCTCCAGTGGTGCTATTGGCTCCCACTGAGCCTGAAGTGGCACTAGAACAATCTTCCTCACTACCATATTTTGGGCTTGATTGAAAGTTTGAAATCACCCCCAAAGCCTTCCCCCCATCATCCACTTGCCCTTCCTCTAAAGAGTCCTTCAGGTTAGGGATGTTGTCTGCACTGCCAAATTTATTCCGGATTAGTGAAGCAATCTCTCTGGGTTTTGAGACTACGGCCCCTGCTGCTGAATGGGTTGCCTGGGAGAAGCTAGAAAGTCCACCTTTGACACTGTCCACCACACCTTCACTGAAGCCAGTCACCTTTGCTCCCACATCCTTTAGACCCTGGTGCATGTCCCTGAAGACATCCTTCGGCTGCCGGGGAATCCCATTCTGCTCCACCTCTCGGAGCTTCCTGTGGTAGTGCTCAAGCTTCTTTTGTAGCTGGAGGATGGTTTGGGCAGATTTCTGGTTCTTCTTCTCAAAGACCTGCTTGATGCGGGCAGCCTGCTGCTTGTCTGCACTGTTGGCAAGCTTCAAGTACTCAGCAACGTTGTCATCCCGGGCTGTTTGTGCAATCTTGATCTGTTCTGTGAGCTTCAGGATCTTCTGCTGCAGATGAGCAATAGCAGCCTTTGTGCGCTGAGGGTCCGGTGTTCCATCCACAGAGTCTGTGTGGATACTGCCATCAGTGCTGGAGGCCACTGCACTGGAAGTCTGGGCGAGGCTGCTTACTTCCAAACGCTCAATCTGGTGTAAAAATAAGAAGTGGATGTTAGAAGGAGCCCAAGAGGACTACCTCTCCGGAATCAATGGGCCAAATGTATTGAAAATTTACATACTCCCAGATCTCAGCACAGATAGTTGACCAAAGTCCTCCTGTCCTATACAAGCCCCATCTCCCTCTTGGGTACTGTCCTTATACAAGTATACTTTGCTTTACAcaaaacagacatatgaaaaaagaTATGCACAAGATGTAAACTGGGGGTGTCTTCCTTTGTTAGAGAATTTATCACAATATTCAAAGCTCCCCTAGTGGATTTAAAGCATGATTTAATTTACATTCTCCA
This sequence is a window from Prionailurus bengalensis isolate Pbe53 chromosome A2, Fcat_Pben_1.1_paternal_pri, whole genome shotgun sequence. Protein-coding genes within it:
- the TMCC1 gene encoding transmembrane and coiled-coil domains protein 1 isoform X6 is translated as MLMWCGSTCLFCERHFSEAVKIERLEVSSLAQTSSAVASSTDGSIHTDSVDGTPDPQRTKAAIAHLQQKILKLTEQIKIAQTARDDNVAEYLKLANSADKQQAARIKQVFEKKNQKSAQTILQLQKKLEHYHRKLREVEQNGIPRQPKDVFRDMHQGLKDVGAKVTGFSEGVVDSVKGGLSSFSQATHSAAGAVVSKPREIASLIRNKFGSADNIPNLKDSLEEGQVDDGGKALGVISNFQSSPKYGSEEDCSSATSGSVGANSTTGGIAVGASSSKTNTLDMQSSGFDALLHEIQEIRETQARLEESFETLKEHYQRDYSLIMQALQEERYRCERLEEQLNDLTELHQNEILNLKQELASMEEKIAYQSYERARDIQEALEACQTRISKMELQQQQQQVVQLEGLENATARNLLGKLINILLAVMAVLLVFVSTVANCVVPLMKTRNRTFSTLFLVVFIAFLWKHWDALFSYVERFFSSPR
- the TMCC1 gene encoding transmembrane and coiled-coil domains protein 1 isoform X4, whose amino-acid sequence is MKRGTSLHSRRGKPEAPKGSPQINRKSGQEMATVMQSGRPRSSSTTDAPTSSAMMEIACAAAAACLPGDEATIERIERLEVSSLAQTSSAVASSTDGSIHTDSVDGTPDPQRTKAAIAHLQQKILKLTEQIKIAQTARDDNVAEYLKLANSADKQQAARIKQVFEKKNQKSAQTILQLQKKLEHYHRKLREVEQNGIPRQPKDVFRDMHQGLKDVGAKVTGFSEGVVDSVKGGLSSFSQATHSAAGAVVSKPREIASLIRNKFGSADNIPNLKDSLEEGQVDDGGKALGVISNFQSSPKYGSEEDCSSATSGSVGANSTTGGIAVGASSSKTNTLDMQSSGFDALLHEIQEIRETQARLEESFETLKEHYQRDYSLIMQALQEERYRCERLEEQLNDLTELHQNEILNLKQELASMEEKIAYQSYERARDIQEALEACQTRISKMELQQQQQQVVQLEGLENATARNLLGKLINILLAVMAVLLVFVSTVANCVVPLMKTRNRTFSTLFLVVFIAFLWKHWDALFSYVERFFSSPR
- the TMCC1 gene encoding transmembrane and coiled-coil domains protein 1 isoform X5; the protein is MVQRFSLRRQLSKIERLEVSSLAQTSSAVASSTDGSIHTDSVDGTPDPQRTKAAIAHLQQKILKLTEQIKIAQTARDDNVAEYLKLANSADKQQAARIKQVFEKKNQKSAQTILQLQKKLEHYHRKLREVEQNGIPRQPKDVFRDMHQGLKDVGAKVTGFSEGVVDSVKGGLSSFSQATHSAAGAVVSKPREIASLIRNKFGSADNIPNLKDSLEEGQVDDGGKALGVISNFQSSPKYGSEEDCSSATSGSVGANSTTGGIAVGASSSKTNTLDMQSSGFDALLHEIQEIRETQARLEESFETLKEHYQRDYSLIMQALQEERYRCERLEEQLNDLTELHQNEILNLKQELASMEEKIAYQSYERARDIQEALEACQTRISKMELQQQQQQVVQLEGLENATARNLLGKLINILLAVMAVLLVFVSTVANCVVPLMKTRNRTFSTLFLVVFIAFLWKHWDALFSYVERFFSSPR
- the TMCC1 gene encoding transmembrane and coiled-coil domains protein 1 isoform X3, whose product is MKRGTSLHSRRGKPEAPKGSPQINRKSGQEMATVMQSGRPRSSSTTDAPTSSAMMEIACAAAAACLPGDEATIERIERLEVSSLAQTSSAVASSTDGSIHTDSVDGTPDPQRTKAAIAHLQQKILKLTEQIKIAQTARDDNVAEYLKLANSADKQQAARIKQVFEKKNQKSAQTILQLQKKLEHYHRKLREVEQNGIPRQPKDVFRDMHQGLKDVGAKVTGFSEGVVDSVKGGLSSFSQATHSAAGAVVSKPREIASLIRNKFGSADNIPNLKDSLEEGQVDDGGKALGVISNFQSSPKYGSEEDCSSATSGSVGANSTTGGIAVGASSSKTNTLDMQSSGFDALLHEIQEIRETQARLEESFETLKEHYQRDYSLIMQALQEERYRKSSFSRCERLEEQLNDLTELHQNEILNLKQELASMEEKIAYQSYERARDIQEALEACQTRISKMELQQQQQQVVQLEGLENATARNLLGKLINILLAVMAVLLVFVSTVANCVVPLMKTRNRTFSTLFLVVFIAFLWKHWDALFSYVERFFSSPR